From a single Arachis hypogaea cultivar Tifrunner chromosome 3, arahy.Tifrunner.gnm2.J5K5, whole genome shotgun sequence genomic region:
- the LOC112790950 gene encoding uncharacterized protein, which translates to MKLNSPQILLFCQNLEPNIMNPTEIKKIHAMKRYKRRQFLDNLCFYSLIFLSFSLFCCVTLCLPYLSSLVNSVNISGLVPILLSSKLLFIIGNIIIFVLMFNSRLLSSSSYTSSTTNNVLYDEYINNCQMNRPQIPTHLVINAEEKFEKRVGENYSTTLEELKGNKEWVKEVTEAKEEKNTDEKAEEPSLVCSCSDDLNKRAEDFIARVNRQRRLELTLVHCDRY; encoded by the coding sequence ATGAAGTTAAATTCTCCCCAAATATTATTATTCTGTCAAAATCTAGAGCCTAATATAATGAATCCTACGGAAATCAAGAAGATCCATGCGATGAAGAGGTACAAGAGGCGTCAATTTCTTGATAATCTGTGTTTCTATTCCTTGATTTTCTTATCCTTCAGCTTGTTCTGTTGTGTCACTCTCTGCTTACCCTACCTTTCTTCTCTTGTCAACAGTGTGAACATCTCAGGTTTAGTTCCCATCTTGTTGAGCTCAAAGCTCTTGTTCATCATAGGCAACATAATCATATTTGTACTCATGTTCAACTCTCGACTCCTTTCTTCAAGTAGTTATACCTCCTCAACCACCAATAATGTTTTATATGATGAATACATTAATAACTGCCAAATGAATAGGCCTCAGATTCCAACTCATTTGGTCATCAATGCTGAGGAGAAGTTTGAGAAGCGTGTTGGAGAGAATTACAGTACTACTCTGGAGGAGTTGAAGGGCAACAAAGAGTGGGTTAAGGAAGTTACAGAAGCCAAAGAGGAGAAGAACACAGATGAAAAAGCTGAAGAACCAAGCTTGGTTTGTTCTTGTTCTGATGATTTGAACAAAAGGGCTGAAGACTTCATTGCGAGAGTTAATAGGCAGCGAAGGCTTGAACTTACCCTTGTTCATTGTGACCGTTACTGA